GCCAATGCTCCAATTTTTTTGTTGGTGTTTTactcccttcccctcttctctcccctccccctctttgctCCCAGAGTGGCCGCCTTGTTTTCTCCACCCCTTCTTGTCTTGCACGGTGCTGAGTAGGATCGGGATATATCACTCtacagcttcccctccccaggatttggttggttggttgctcCTCTGGAGAGGGAGACCTGATGATGTCATTGTGAGGGTTGGGGTCCATTTAAAGGGGTTTGTCACTTTCTTTCTTCAGGTGACTAGGAGAGGCAAGGCAATAGCAGAATGAAGGGAAAAgatggaaagagaaagagagaaagagaaagagaggattTAATATTGTGAagtgtatttattcatttattcacGTCAATTTAGTCCCTGATAAAATTGCTGCCTCAGTAACTGAATCCTTGGTAAATCCCCAGAGCAGTACAACCCATTCActtccaaacacacacatactgctCCCCTGCCAATGTGCTCTCCCTGTCCTGGAGACAGCCCTCACAGAGGAGACAGGGAATCCAGCTCTGTGACCCTTTCAGTCCTCTGACAACAAGGAGAGCAGTTAGTAGTGGCAATTGTGCTGCCAGCTTTTGTGAAGTAGGCATTTGCCCCTTCTAAGAACAGGGCTGAAACTTCACATACTCATTTAGCATGAGGGCCATGGAACAGCCATCAGATGTGAATGACTTTCAATCGCTACCAAGCTGGGGCCATAGTGGAACTGATGCATCCTAGAAGTGAAAGACTCCATATTCCAGTCCCCCCAAACCTGGGATCTGATTGGAATTGGTACCTTGCGGCAAAGGACCTCCTATCCCATTCCCTTATCCCATTAGTTCCCTCATCCTGGGGCCAGATTTGAACCAGTGCCCTACAGGCAAAAGGTTTTATATCCCGCTCCCCTGAGCAGTGGCTTCTACACACCTGTAATAATCCTCCTGTGTAGGGAGTGGCACTCCATGCAGAGGGTGATGGGCGTGAAGCCATTGCTGCTGCTCCAGAGCCAGACGCTGCAGCTCTGCTGACTGTGCATGCATGGCCTGGAGCTGATGAGCTGCGGacatgggagcagagagagatcCCGGCAAGTCCCTGTAGGGGGCAGCTTCAACcaaagaaaagcaagaaaaagaaCACATCATGTCATCTTATCAGCCCCATCATCATCCACTCCTCCCTGACTCAATCATGCCCCACTAGTAGAGCTCCATCGATGCTGCTTAATCCAGACCTATTGCACCTCTCAGTCCAGTATTCCAACCCTGGGTTCGCctctcacagctctgccagtgctttTCAATCCTAACCTGTCAGTACCCTGATTTTCCAGTCCCGGTGCTACAGCACCCCATAGCTATTAATGCACCTCAGTCTCTCACTGTTATCCCAGTTCTGCTTCTTCTAGCTGTGTTGATGCCCTTCagtcctgccccacagctcccaccagTGTTCTTACCGAAAAGTTGGTGGCGCAGCACCTCATTCTCATGTAGTGGGTGAGGAAGGAGTGGGTTGGGGATGGTACCAGCTGGGTATGGGATCCGAGTGAGATGCGACCCCGAGGCCAATGGGTCAATAAGGGGGTGAACAGAGGCTGAGGCTGGGGAGAGAAGATATCCATAGGTACTCTGTGCTATGGAAGTAGGGGAAGAAAGTGAGGaacaaagggggagggagagagagacacacacagccaGGCTGTTCTGTACTAGGGGCAGAACCATTGCAAGGTCAGCTGATGCAGCTAATCACTTTTAGTCCCatttgtttctgtatttgttCCTTGTATCCACACTAGCTCACGGAAAATTGTTCTGCAAGATCACACGCAATACCCTCCTCTGCAACCATCAACAGTGCATTGGGGCACTTCCAGTTTGGGCACCCTCCAGTTCTAGGCACAGCCCTCTGGAGCATATGTGCAGTATAGGCATGAGGCCACATATTGCATGCACAACATAAAGCCCATATGCTGCATGGGCTACATTTCAAAAGTGTCCATTCATTTTGGGTGCCTctatttttggatgcccaacatGCAGGCACTCGAGCTTGCAAGTACTTTGTACTTCATCAGCATATTACTATTTAGTATGGTAGCTGCTTCTCCTGGATGGACATATCATTATGTGGTGTTAGATGCTGGAATGCTGGTAGGAGGTGCATCAGTAAAAGGGGAATAATTGATATTAGTTTGCTCCTGTTATCATTTTGATTGGTTCTAACTGCTTTGAATGGGGCCGTCTGTGGATCTGTGCTGGGGCACAGATCTACATAAACCATCCAGGTGCCCACACATAAAGTCACCAGGTTCCCAACAGATTGGTATGGCTGGCACTGCTACTTTTGAGTGCTCAAGGGGATACGGTGCTTCCTCTCTTTGGTACAATTATTTTCTACTATTGGGTAACTGGGGTTTGTTTTCTTGAGTTTGTCATTGCTGAACTTCTCCTTTTCCTTGTTTCTCTTTAGCATGCTGAGATATAAATGGCCAGGACCCAACTTTAATGGGAGGACATCCCTCCAGGTCTCTCTGTCTAGTCCAGCCATCAAACTTCTCCTATTCCGACCCCCAGCACTTCATCTCCCAACTTAGGCAGTAGGAGACATCAGGAGGTGAGCAGAGAGTTCGGATTTCTTTGGGcataggggtgtgtctgtgtctaTAGTTACTAGTGCCCCTGGTTTCACTTTTTCAGGTCAAGGAGTCTGAGAGCTGCAGCCAAGACACTGCCCACATCAGCACCCAGTAAGATAAGAGCAGCCATGTGATGCTGTGTGTGTCCACTAGCCTCTCTCTAGTGTTCTTGCATTTTCAGGAGCTGAAACACATTGGTCCAAAAGGATAAAgacttaaaacttaaaaaaaaaaattgcatagaGAGTTCTATGCTATtaaacagcaacattttaaaaaatgaaataaaactgcATTTGGAATAGGTCTCTGTGCCTCTAATAAGATGCAGTTAGGGGGACTGGGCTGAGCCAAGACTGCTTAGGCCTATCCTGAATGAGGTGGAGGAGctaagcagagctgggactaCTTGAGTACAGCTCGACATGTGTCTAGTGGATGGAGAGCTTCCCATCTGATCCCACCAATGCTCGGCGCTGTAATTGAGCTGGGCATAAGCATTGAGGGACTGCACTGAAAGGGCCAAGACAGCCCATGCAGTGGCGCTGCCTGCGCCTTCCTTCTACACTAGCACTGAACATGTGCAGGCTGAGATGATTCTAAGACTTGCTCAGAAGCTAGAACCAGAGCTGGAAGCACCTAAATTTTCTGGTGTAGACAAGAGATACAGTATGAAAATGAGCCAATGAGACAACCTACAGGGAGAAAGAGAGCATTGGAGGCTGGGGATCCCACCCTGAGCCCTCGCACTCTCCTCACCTGCATGAATGGCATCCTGTTGGTGCAGATGGAGATGGGAGTGGATGTGTGAGTGCTGGTGATGATGGGGCGTCACATTGAGCATCTGCAGTCGGGCCAGGGGGTCATTGCTCAGGGCAGCTACCCGCTCTGCATGTTGCCGCTCAGCCGCCAGTCGCTCAGCATATGACATATCGGGACGCAAAGCTGGGCCGGTGGCGAGTGCCAGCCGCTCCCGCTCCAGGTGGCCCAGCCCTGGGTGGAAGGGGAAAGCAGGGTGCAGGCCAGGGGCTGCTTGCAGAGCCAGCCCTCCATGGCGCGGGAAAGGATCCATGGCAGCAGCAGGCACAGCATGGAGCTGCTCCAACTCAGCTGGCTTGACTTCAAAACCAGGCTTGAGACGCTCCCGCAGGTCCCGGTCCCTCAGGTCTCGTTCCCGGGCCTCCCGTTCCCTCAGCTCCCGTTCCCGTGTGGCTGGATCACTGCTGTAGATGGCTGGTACATTATAGCCCAGCAGACCGGGGTCAACAGCACCCAGCGGCACATAGAAGGGGTGATTGCGGTTGCTGGGGGACATGACATGGGGCCGGGCATACTCGCTGAGTGTGCGCAAAGCTGGAGTGTCGGGGCCCAGGTACGGCGGGACGGTAGCCACGGCACTGCCTTGCTCAAAGGATGGACGGTGAGCGACAGGGCCGAGAGATGAACACTCCACTGGCCGGCCCTCCTGAGCCATCTTCTGCAAGAGAGCAAAGAAGCTTTTCAATGTCAGAGGCTAACGAGAGcctcccccagcagggggcactgtgatCCCTAAACATCACCTCTTGCTCAGCCCCATTCTCCCCAGTGGGGTCACTGCAACACCTACCACACTTCTCTccaattctctctccttttctctctctctctccttctccctctcccgcTCCCTCTCCCGCTCCTTCTCCTCCCGGGCCTTCTGTTCAGCCTCCCTGCGGACCTTCTCTACTAGATCTGCCCGTTTCTTGGCAAGCTTGGAGCCATCCAGGGGCACAAAGTAAAGGTCTGTACGGGAGCAGGAGTTGAAGCCACGATCTAGGTGTTTGTTGAACCTGTGGAGAAGAACAGAGGCACAAGTGTCAGAGTGTGAGAGAGATGGAGGACTGGGGGAATAGTGAGGACTGGCACAAGCCTGGAAATGTATCAAGGAAGGTGGAGGGTGTGCAGGGATCTTGGAGCCAGTGAGAGCTGTGGAAAGCAGCTGTGCCCCACACATCTGATACACCCCTTCCCTTGCTGTGTCCCGCCCCAGCAGTCCCCTCTGTGCAGGGTGACTACCCATCCCTATTTTAAGGGACCATCCCTAGACTTCCTTATTTCATTAATTTGTCGTATCAGTAAGGACAGGCTGAATCAACCTTAGCAGAGCAGCTTCAAAGTAACTGTTGattagaccctgttttcagtgtaGAATTCAGCCTGAAGAAAACTAATCTTTTAAGTAGGGCTCTCGATTAGGCGGTTAACTCACGCTATTATCGCAAacaaattaattgcgattaaaaaaatgaatgtgattaatcgcagttttaattgcgctgttaaaaaatagaataccaattgaaatttattaaatattttggatgtttttctacattttcatatatattgtattctgtgttgtaactgaaatcaaattgtatattatttttaatacaaatatttgcactgtagatattataaacaaaagaaacagtatttttcaattcacctcatacaagtactgtagtacaatctctttattgtgaaagtgcaacttacaaatgtagatttttttgttacatcactgcattcaaaaacaaaacaatgtacaacttcagagcctacaagtccactcagtcctacttcttgttcagccaaccgctaagacaaacaagtttgtttacatttacaggaggtaatgctgccctcttcttatttacaatgtcaccagaaagtgagaacaggcatttgcatgacacttttgtagctggcatcgcaagatatttacgcgctagatatgctaaacatccgtatgccccttcatgcttcagccaccattccagtgcacatgctttcatgctgatgattcttattaaaaaaataatgcattaattaaatttgtgactgaactccttaggggagaaaaAACGGTgactcacctttttgtaactgttgttctttgagatgtgttgttcatgtccattccaagcaggtgtgtgcgcgccgcgtgcacgccagccggaagattttaccATAGCAGTGTCCGTAGGATCGGACGCTGGGTGCAGCCTGAATTGGACCTTGTCTTTGTGGAAGACCGTGTATGGAGGCTCTGATGTCAGTGCTCTAAGCTCCGACACTCTCCTGGCCAATGTGATAGCCACTAGGAACGCAACCTTATATGAAAGATATAACAGCGAGCACGAAGCCAGAGGCTCGAAAGGTGGCCCTGTGAGGGCAgacaggaccaaattgaggtcccaagctGGGACCGGCTGACAAGTATGCGGGAACAGTCTGTCCAGGCCCTTGAGGAAGCAACTAGCTAGTGGGTTTGCAAAAACTGAGCTCCCTCCCGCTGCTGGGTGGAATGCTGAGATAGCCGCCAAGTGGACTCGAACTGAAGAGGGGGAGAGTCCTAGTTGTCTCAGATGAAGCAAATAGTCCAATATGAGAGGGATCGGGGCAAGCAAAGGAGCCTGCCCCTGCTGTTCGGCCCAGATGGAGAAGCGTTTCCACTTGGTTATGTATGTGGTCCTGGTGGAGGGTTTTCTACTACCGAGAAGGACCTGCCTGACCTGATGAGAGCATTGCATTTCCAcagggtttagccatggagcatccaggctgtgaggtggagcgactCCAGGTTCGGATGACGTAGGCGACCCCGATCCTGTGTGATCAAGtctgggagcaggggcagcctCAGGGGTGCCCGTATGGACATGTACAGGAGCAATGTGTACCAGTGTTGGCGCGGCCATGCCGGCGCTATCAGGATGACACGAGCGTGATCCCTGCGAGTCTTGAGGATTACCCTGTGAACCATGGGAATCGGGGGGGAAAGCGTAAAGTAGGCTGTCTTCCCAGGAGAGGAGGAAGGCGTCCGTCGGGGACCTGGGACTGCgtcccatgagggagcagaattgctgacacttcctgttctctcttgaggcaaacaggtctatctggggatgGACCCAGAGATTGAGGATACTATGTCTCAGCAAATAGACCACTCATGGCCCTGGAACGAGCAGCTGAGGGCATCCGCCAGCCCGTTCTGCTTCCCCGGTAGATAGGATGCTGTCAGGTGAATTGCGTTCTGTACACAGAAGTCCCATAACGCGAGGACTTCTCGGCACAAGGGAGAGGAGCGtgcaccaccctgtttgttgatatagaacattgctgGTGTGTTGTCCGGAACACACCTGCCTGCCAGGTGGGGTTTGAAGGTCATGCATGCTAGACGCACTGCTCGTAATTCCCTGACGTTGATGTGTAAGGAAAGGTCCTCTTGTGACCAAAGACCCTGGGTTCTGAGGTTCCCCAGAtgcgctccccaccccagatccgaCGCGTCCGTTACCAGGGAtagagagggctgggggctgagAAAGGGTACTCTGGCGCAGACCTCCTGTGGGTCGAGCCACCACTGGAGGGAATCCAGCAATGGTCGAGGGAGCGTCACTACGGAGTCTAGGGAGTCCCTGGCCAGCCGGCACACCTTTGCTAACCAGGACTGGAGCAGGTGCAGTCTGAGCCTGGCGTGGCCCACCACATAGGTGCATGCCACCATGTGACCCATTAACTTGAGGCAATTTCTTGCTGTAGTGGTCGGGTAACGTTGGAGACCGAGAATAATGTTGGACAAGGTCTGGAACCTGGTCTCTGGGAGGTACGCTCTGGCGTGTGTCGAGTCCAGGACCGCCCCTATAAATTCTATTCTTTGGGTTGGAGATAGTGTGGACTTGGCCTTGTTCAGGAGGAGGCCGAGCTCGAGGAAGGTCTTCCTAATGAAAACCACCTGAGCCTCCTTGGCacggcccttgatgagccaatcgtccaggtagggaaagACCTGAATTCCCTGGTTGCGCAGGAAGGCCaccacgactgccatgcactttgtgaagacccttggggctgctgaCAGTCCAAAGGGTAGAACTGTAAACTGAAGATGGGCATTGCCTACGACGAATCTGAGGTAATGCCTGTGCTGAGGGATTATtgcaatatgaaagtatgcgtcctttaagtcgagggcagcataccagtctcctggatccatggaGGGTATGATGGAGGatagggagaccatgcagaacttgagcttTTTCACAAACTTGTTTAGACGCCGCAAGTCCAGAATAGGTTTGAGGCCCCTCCTTCACTTTCGGAAATTATTATTAGGAAATAGAGGGAATAGAAGCCCCTGCCCCTgaactcctgaggaacctcctgcACTGCCCCTGCTGCGAGGAGGGACTGCACTTCTTGAattagaagttgctcgtgagaggggtccctgatgagggacggggacgggggctggtggggcgggagggaggagaactggatagaatatcccctctctaccgtgcAGAGCACCCAGCTGTCCGATGTGATTCGGGCCCATGCATgatagaagggggacagacgtgACAAAAAGGTAGGGTTGGACGGATCCAGAGTTGTGACCGGTAGATCGTCCCCGACCGTGCCATCAAAATGGGGCCCTAGGCCCCGGTGGTGGTCTTGGTTGGGCAGATGACTGGCCGGAGGGCTATTGTTGCTGCCTCCTTCTGCCAGTCCCGGCCCGCCTGCGCAACGTGTCCGTGCGGTTTTGAGGCAGGTATGGCCGCGGGGCCTGTGGCGGCCTGAATTGCCTATGATGGGTAACTGGGGTGTGTAAGCCCAGCGATCGAAGGGTAGCCCTCGAGTCCTTTAGGCTATGCAGCCTCTTATCTGTCTTTTCAGAGAAGAGCATGGGCTCTTTGAAGGGGAAGTCCTGGATGGTCTGTTGGACCTCACGTGAAGGCCTGAGACCTGAAGCCAGGCTCCCCGCCTCATGACCAGCCCAGTCGCCAATGTGCGTGAGGCTGCATCCGCCGCATCCAAGGTTGCCTGGAGGGATGCTCGGGTAATTAATTTCCCTTCTTCAACTAGGGCTGAGAATTCGGTTCGCGATTCCTGAGGAAGGAGTTCTGTGAACCTAGACAATGCCAAGCATGTATTGTGACCATACTGGCTCACTATAGCCTGTTGATTGGCTATATGCAACTGCAGCCCCCCTGTTGAATACACCTTTCTCCCAAACAGGTCCAACTTCTTGGCCTCCCTGTTTTTTGGTGCAGCCCCTTGGAATCCCTGACGCTCCCTTTGGTTGGCCGCATCCACCACTAGGGAGTCCGGGGGAGGGTGGGCATAAAGATGTTTCATGGCCCTTGGAGGGGACAAAATATCGCCTCTCTGCCTCTTGGCCGTGGGGGCTAATGAGGCCGGCATCTGCCACAAGGTGCGGGATGTGTCCGCAATAGTTTTTATCAGAGGTAGGGCTACCCTGGATGGGCCTTACGGGGTCAGGATGTCGACCACCGGACCCGTATCCACTTCGATCTCCTTGGCTTGGATCGAGAGGCTCTGGGCTGCACACGTGAGTAACTGTTGGAGAATCCTGTTGTTCTCTAGGGCCGGTGCCGCTGAAGTTCCCGCGACTGcatcatccggagaggaagagaggagatCACCTGCAAAGGGCCTTCCTCTATACCCTTGGCCTCTGTGGGGCCCTGCGGCACACGGTACTCAGGTTGCGTGGCCGGTGCAGGTACAGGATGCGGCACCGCAGCCGGTACCGGGGTCAAGACTGAACGATGAGGCGTGCTGGGTGGTGCCTGCGGCGTCGGAACCACGGTCCCTGCTGGTGCCAGTATCTGACTAGGCGGTGCCAGGTTCTGTTGTGGCACATTCCTGTCAGACGGCGATGCCGGTGGTGGAGACATTTGAGCCGGAGCCACCGACGTTGATGAGACCGATGTGGACCTTGAGCGGGGCCCGTACGCCTGTCCCATGGACTGACGGTAAGCCCATGGAGTCCAGAACGGCCACTGGGGGGGCGGTTGCCACTGCTGTTGCCACTGCGGCGGATAAGTCTGGAGGTTCACCCGCGAGGTCGACCGCCTGCTCCTCGATCTGGTGGAGCGGTACGAGTCCGCCTCCGAGTCTGAGGTCTCCGAATAGGAGGACCTAGGGGGAGCAGTACCCACTGTCGTTGGGGAGCGGTGCCACTGGGCTGGAGAATAGGCCGATTTCCTATGTGCCGACTCTCTCCGGTGCCGGGGTTTGGAGGCTTTAGCCTCATGATGTGCCGAGGATGAAGTGCTGGGCACCGCGTCAGCCAGCCCGGGGTCCGAATGTGGCCGCAGGGCCGCTTCCATTAGTAAAACTTTGAATCTCTGCTCTCTATCTTTGAGAGTCCTGGGGCGGAATGCcctgcagatactgcacctgtCTCTTTGGTGGCTCTCTCCTAGGCACCGTAAACAGGAAGAGTGCGGGTCACTCTTTGGCATGAACTTCCCGCAGTCCTTACAGAGTTTAAACCCTGGGGACCTGGACATGCCCCAGCCGGGTGACGAATGCGTTGGGGAAAACCCCCCAACAACTATCTATCTACACTAACTCTAAAACTAACTAAACTATTTGCAAGGAAGAAACGGGACATTGCCAAGATTGCTGAAGAGCAAGTGAAGTTCCAGCTAGCTGTCAccggtggtaagaaggaactgagggggtggagggtcggcgGGCCCCTATATACgacgccatgaaggcgccactccagggggcgcagAAGCcaaccctacggacgctgctatggtaaaatcttccggctggcgtgcacgcggcACGCactcacctgcttggaatggacatgaacaatcactcgaagaagaattgtatgtcccctgctctgttttactcacattctgccatatatttcacgttagagcagtcttggatgatgactcagcacattgttcattttaagaacactttcactgcagattttacaaaacgcaaagaaggtaccaatgtgagatttctaaagatagctacatcactcgacccgaggtttaagaatctgaagtgccttccaaaatctgagagggacgaggtgtggagcatgctttcag
The DNA window shown above is from Trachemys scripta elegans isolate TJP31775 chromosome 1, CAS_Tse_1.0, whole genome shotgun sequence and carries:
- the ATN1 gene encoding atrophin-1 isoform X3 — its product is MFSSNWAKENGGPTPKRMKTRQNKDSMSMRSGRKKETPGPREELRSRGRASPGGISTSSSDGKTEKSRQTNKKGRVEESCTPKGNKQGRMEEISESEGEDSNAPKKTKTEELPCPQSPSDVDSLDGHSFNDEMSSDPRDIDQDNRSTSPSVYSPGTTPPGYRMTSSPAAGSYKAPSPAPTAPPLPGGMAAPAPHLPPLPLSAAQIKQEPSEEYEPPESPMPPARSPSPAPKVVDVPSHASQSARFNKHLDRGFNSCSRTDLYFVPLDGSKLAKKRADLVEKVRREAEQKAREEKEREREREREKEREREKERELERSVKMAQEGRPVECSSLGPVAHRPSFEQGSAVATVPPYLGPDTPALRTLSEYARPHVMSPSNRNHPFYVPLGAVDPGLLGYNVPAIYSSDPATRERELREREARERDLRDRDLRERLKPGFEVKPAELEQLHAVPAAAMDPFPRHGGLALQAAPGLHPAFPFHPGLGHLERERLALATGPALRPDMSYAERLAAERQHAERVAALSNDPLARLQMLNVTPHHHQHSHIHSHLHLHQQDAIHAASASVHPLIDPLASGSHLTRIPYPAGTIPNPLLPHPLHENEVLRHQLFAAPYRDLPGSLSAPMSAAHQLQAMHAQSAELQRLALEQQQWLHAHHPLHGVPLPTQEDYYSHLKKESDKPL